The genomic window CGGCCAGGAGGAGGCGGGGGCGCGCCTGCTCACGGCGCGCGCCGGTGGCCTGCTCTTCACGAGCGTCTACTGCCCGAACGGCAAGCACACGGGCCACGACGACTTCCCGCGCAAGCTCGCCTGGTACGACGCGCTCGCGGAGCACCTGGCGCGCAGCCATGCGCCGGGCACCGCCGCGGTCGTGGGCGGAGACTTCAACGTCTGCCCGGCCGGCATCGACTCGTGGAACGAGGCGGCCCTGCGCGGAGCCATCTTCCACACCGACGAGGAGCGCGCGCGCTTCCGCCGGCTGGTCGGGGCGGGCTGGGTCGACCTGTTCCGGGCCCGCCATCCCGATCTGCAGGCCTTCTCGTGGTGGGACTACCGGGGCGGCGCCTTCCACCGCCGCCAGGGGCTTCGCATCGACTGCCTGCTCGCGACCGGCCCGGTGGCGCTGCGGGTGCGCGCGGTCGAGATCGACCGGGACTGGCGCAAGAAGCGCGGCGAGCTCACGCCGAGCGACCACGCTCCGGTCTGGGCCGACCTGGACTGAGGCGGGGACAGTCCCGGCGATCCGGCGATTCGCCCCAGGCCGAACGGAGCGCACGAGCGATCGGCTCCGGGGACTCCGCGAGCTGCGCGCCCAGCCTCGTTCCCCGCGCGGCCGCCCGCTCCGAGATCTCCAATGCGTGCGCGATGGCGTGATTCGAGAGCCCGAGCCGGGTGGAGGCGAGGTGGCAGACGAGCGCGCGACCCCGTACCGCGGCGTGCCGTTTGGAAGGACCCCGGAGCTCGTCGGCCGCAATTCCGGCCAGCGACGCGACGAGTCCTCGGACCCGATCGAGCTCTCCCGGAGAACCGGGAGGTTCGTCGGCTCGCCGGGCCATCTGCGCGAGCTCGAGGAGCTCGCCGGGATCGAGGGTCGCGGCCGGAGCAGCATCGGCGGGAAGCGGCTCCGGCTCCGCCGTCATCCAGCTCTGGAGCTGCCGGCGCGCCTCCGTGCGGGTGTCGGCGAAGATACGCAGGGCTGCGTCGACCGCGTGGAACATGTGAGGCTGCCGTTCGCCGATCAGCGCCGCGTGTCCGCACCACGGGAAGGAGTCGAGCGCTTCCCGTCCGGGCACGATCCGGTGGCGGACCGGATTGAGGTGGACGTATCGAACGATGCCGAGCAGATCCGCATCGTCGCGGATCGGTCGCGAGAGGTAGCGATTCTGGAACAGGTGTCCGACCCGCACGTGTCGCTCGTTGAATCGGCGGGCGTAGCCGGTACCGATCCGACTCATCACCCGCGACAGCGGGACGTCGCCGATGCGGAGGACGAGATGAAAGTGATTGGGGATCAGGGCCCACGCCAGGCATTCCACCCGGGATTCCTCGAGGACGAGATCGAGCCGCCGGAGGAGGTCCTCGCGATCCTGGTCGTCGACGAAGATCGTTCGCCGCTCGACGCCGCGGACCACGACGTGGTGGGTCAGGCCGGCATGGTCGATCCGGTTGCGCCTCGGCACGGATGGTTCCGCGGGACCGGGTGCAGGCCGGAGGGTATCGCCGTGCCGCTACGCGACCACCGAGAACGCCGGTTCTCGGCGGCGCGCACCCTCGAACCGGCGAATCGCCGGATCGCCGGGTCTGTCCCCGCCGCTACCCGCCCCTACCAGACGTGGCAGGTGGGGGGTTGGGGGCAGGAGAAGGCGCGATGGAAGGCGGGGAGTTCGGCGAGGGGGCCGTCGATGCGGAAGCGGGGGCGGGCGCGGGGATCGCTGCGGGCCATGGCGGCGTCGTAGGCGGGGTGGGCTCGCGCACACCAGGTCTGGGCGTACGCGACGAAGAAGAGCTGCTCCTCGCTGAGGCCCGCGACCGGGGACGGGTCGTCCGCAGAGTCGCCGGCCGCGGCGCGCCAGGCGCGGTGCGCGAGCGCGACGCCACCCAGGTCCGCGGCGTTCTCCGCAAAGGTGAGCCGGCCGTCGACGTGCAGGCCGGGCTCGACCTCGAAGCGCCCATAGCGCTCGATCAGACACCTCGATGCGTC from Deltaproteobacteria bacterium includes these protein-coding regions:
- a CDS encoding exodeoxyribonuclease III gives rise to the protein MRIATWNVNGVRARLDFLLQWLAERQPDVVGLQELKVPDEQFPWAEIEKAGYHAAVHGQKSWNGVAVLAREPLEMVQRGLPGQEEAGARLLTARAGGLLFTSVYCPNGKHTGHDDFPRKLAWYDALAEHLARSHAPGTAAVVGGDFNVCPAGIDSWNEAALRGAIFHTDEERARFRRLVGAGWVDLFRARHPDLQAFSWWDYRGGAFHRRQGLRIDCLLATGPVALRVRAVEIDRDWRKKRGELTPSDHAPVWADLD
- a CDS encoding transposase, with product MPRRNRIDHAGLTHHVVVRGVERRTIFVDDQDREDLLRRLDLVLEESRVECLAWALIPNHFHLVLRIGDVPLSRVMSRIGTGYARRFNERHVRVGHLFQNRYLSRPIRDDADLLGIVRYVHLNPVRHRIVPGREALDSFPWCGHAALIGERQPHMFHAVDAALRIFADTRTEARRQLQSWMTAEPEPLPADAAPAATLDPGELLELAQMARRADEPPGSPGELDRVRGLVASLAGIAADELRGPSKRHAAVRGRALVCHLASTRLGLSNHAIAHALEISERAAARGTRLGAQLAESPEPIARALRSAWGESPDRRDCPRLSPGRPRPERGRSA